In Thalassotalea sp. Sam97, a single window of DNA contains:
- a CDS encoding DUF885 family protein: MTKTPIALIVSLSFAACAVQASPAHTLTASQSVQADAVVTSKQLSESQRLNQWFAEKYEQQLQRSPLRMTMLGRKDKYDEIDDVSVQAEDAEFAWLEQSVAELKSGFDYDKLSDEAKISYDIWLYQYEQQKQGRAFRYNGYIFTQMQGMQALAAQFLISFHRVDSVEDMQAYTKRISGMANAISLLLERAQLHAKKGVRPPKFAYQGVIQQARNLITGAPFTDGEPSALYGDAQRKVNGLLAADKVDQNRANALLAEAEGALKQDWLPAYQALVAWFEEDMANAQDNATGVGQQANGADYYDYRLAVSTTTDLTAEQIHQIGLEEVARIQKEMRAIKDKVGFEGSLQEFFAFIKKDDQFYYENTDDGRQGYISDTETYLDFINHQLPKYFGILPKADLVVKRVEPFREQDGAAQHYNAGTPDGSRPGVYYAHLSDMRSMPKNEMEAIAYHEGNPGHHMQISIAQELTSVPQFRTQAGFTAYIEGWGLYAEYLAKEMGAYQDPYSDFGRLITEIWRAVRLVVDTGLHAKGWTEQQAIDYFKANSPVAEDAVVSEVRRYLVWPGQATAYKIGMLKIQQLRADAEQQLGDKFDIRGFHDTILGGGSMPLDILERRVKQWVAEQQSAAPESMSLN, translated from the coding sequence ATGACAAAAACACCTATCGCGCTAATTGTTAGCCTATCCTTTGCCGCTTGTGCAGTACAAGCTTCGCCAGCCCATACATTAACCGCTTCGCAATCCGTGCAGGCTGATGCTGTTGTGACATCGAAACAGCTTTCTGAATCTCAGCGCCTTAACCAATGGTTTGCAGAGAAATATGAACAACAACTGCAGCGTAGCCCGCTGCGCATGACGATGTTGGGGCGCAAAGACAAATACGATGAAATCGATGATGTTAGTGTTCAAGCTGAAGACGCTGAATTTGCTTGGCTTGAGCAGTCGGTTGCAGAGTTAAAAAGTGGTTTCGATTACGATAAGCTCAGTGATGAAGCAAAAATTTCGTACGATATTTGGTTATATCAATATGAGCAACAAAAACAAGGTCGAGCGTTTCGCTACAATGGTTATATTTTTACGCAAATGCAAGGTATGCAAGCACTTGCTGCGCAATTCCTGATTAGCTTTCATCGCGTCGACAGTGTTGAAGACATGCAGGCCTATACTAAACGTATTAGTGGTATGGCGAATGCGATTTCTTTGTTGCTAGAGCGTGCTCAGTTACATGCCAAAAAAGGTGTACGCCCACCTAAATTTGCTTACCAAGGTGTTATTCAACAGGCCCGTAATTTGATTACTGGCGCACCGTTTACTGACGGTGAGCCATCGGCACTATATGGCGATGCCCAACGAAAAGTTAATGGCTTACTCGCAGCGGATAAAGTTGATCAAAATCGCGCCAACGCATTGTTAGCCGAAGCAGAAGGCGCGCTAAAACAAGACTGGTTACCGGCTTACCAAGCATTGGTTGCTTGGTTTGAAGAAGATATGGCTAATGCTCAAGATAACGCTACCGGTGTAGGCCAACAAGCTAACGGAGCAGACTACTACGATTACCGTTTAGCGGTAAGTACCACCACAGATTTAACGGCCGAGCAAATTCACCAAATAGGCTTAGAAGAAGTCGCTCGTATTCAAAAAGAAATGCGGGCGATCAAGGATAAGGTCGGTTTTGAGGGTAGCTTACAAGAATTTTTCGCATTCATTAAAAAAGATGATCAATTCTACTACGAAAATACCGATGACGGGCGTCAAGGCTATATAAGCGATACCGAAACCTACCTTGATTTTATTAATCATCAACTACCTAAATACTTTGGTATTTTACCAAAAGCCGATTTAGTCGTAAAACGGGTTGAGCCGTTTAGAGAGCAAGATGGGGCGGCGCAACACTACAATGCTGGTACGCCAGATGGCTCGCGTCCAGGGGTTTATTATGCGCATTTATCTGATATGCGCTCAATGCCGAAAAATGAGATGGAGGCGATTGCTTATCATGAAGGGAACCCAGGCCATCATATGCAAATATCTATTGCTCAAGAGTTAACCTCTGTTCCACAGTTTCGCACCCAAGCTGGCTTTACTGCCTACATTGAAGGCTGGGGCTTGTATGCAGAGTACTTAGCCAAAGAAATGGGCGCGTATCAGGATCCATATTCAGACTTTGGTCGCTTAATTACTGAAATATGGCGTGCGGTGCGCTTGGTGGTTGATACTGGTTTACACGCCAAAGGTTGGACTGAGCAACAAGCGATTGACTATTTTAAAGCGAACTCGCCGGTTGCTGAAGATGCGGTAGTATCAGAGGTAAGACGTTACCTAGTCTGGCCAGGACAAGCAACAGCCTACAAAATAGGGATGCTGAAAATTCAGCAACTTCGCGCAGATGCCGAACAACAGCTTGGTGACAAGTTTGATATACGAGGCTTTCACGATACTATATTGGGCGGAGGCTCTATGCCACTTGATATTCTCGAGCGCCGGGTAAAGCAATGGGTCGCTGAGCAACAATCGGCTGCGCCAGAGTCCATGTCGCTCAATTGA
- a CDS encoding UDP-2,3-diacylglucosamine diphosphatase: MLTYFIADLHLTQERSDITECFLSFLHNEAPKAEKLYILGDFFEYWIGDDDNNPFVLDIANKLKTLTNQGTEIFFIVGNRDFLLGKKYAEKAGMTLLPDTQVIDLYGKKALIMHGDTLCTRDIAYQKFRNKSRSWWWQAIVKSLPLATRRNMAENYRKKSASAKQMTSQDIMDVTQSEVEQQLRQANCQLLIHGHTHRPNVHQFEVDGQQATRIVLGDWYDQGAWLKVTPDGFELLNRSYTSE, from the coding sequence TTGCTCACCTACTTTATTGCTGATTTACATCTAACTCAGGAGCGCTCAGATATTACTGAGTGTTTTCTGAGTTTTTTGCATAATGAGGCGCCAAAAGCTGAAAAACTCTACATTCTTGGTGACTTTTTTGAGTACTGGATTGGCGATGACGATAATAACCCGTTTGTGTTGGATATCGCGAATAAATTAAAAACGCTAACCAATCAAGGTACAGAGATATTCTTTATTGTCGGCAATCGCGACTTTTTGCTTGGTAAAAAATACGCTGAGAAAGCGGGTATGACTCTCTTACCTGACACCCAAGTTATCGATCTTTACGGAAAAAAAGCACTGATTATGCATGGCGATACCTTATGTACTCGTGATATTGCGTATCAAAAATTTCGTAACAAATCTCGCTCATGGTGGTGGCAAGCCATTGTCAAATCATTGCCGTTAGCTACCCGTCGTAACATGGCAGAAAACTACCGTAAAAAATCTGCCAGTGCTAAGCAAATGACATCGCAAGACATTATGGATGTTACTCAATCGGAAGTTGAGCAACAACTTAGACAAGCGAACTGTCAGTTACTGATCCACGGTCATACGCATCGACCTAACGTGCATCAATTTGAAGTCGATGGTCAACAAGCAACACGCATCGTGCTTGGCGATTGGTACGATCAAGGCGCTTGGCTAAAAGTAACACCTGACGGCTTTGAATTGTTGAACCGCTCTTATACCAGTGAGTAA
- a CDS encoding peptidylprolyl isomerase, whose amino-acid sequence MITFKTNLGDIKIELDFDNAPKTAANFKQYCEEGFYNGTIFHRVIKGFMAQGGGFESGMGEKTTREAIENEANNGLSNVRGSLAMARTQDPHSASAQFFINLVDNTFLDFKNETVQGWGYCVFGNVVEGMEVVDKMTLVETGRYGFHDDVPKEDIIVESVEVA is encoded by the coding sequence ATGATCACATTTAAAACCAATTTGGGCGATATTAAAATCGAATTAGACTTTGATAACGCACCAAAAACTGCTGCTAACTTCAAACAATACTGTGAAGAAGGCTTTTACAACGGCACTATTTTTCATCGCGTAATCAAGGGCTTCATGGCTCAAGGTGGTGGCTTTGAATCTGGCATGGGTGAAAAAACAACTCGTGAAGCCATTGAAAACGAAGCAAACAATGGTTTAAGCAATGTTCGTGGCAGCCTAGCCATGGCACGCACTCAAGATCCACATTCAGCAAGTGCACAATTTTTTATCAACCTAGTTGATAACACTTTCCTAGATTTCAAAAATGAAACCGTACAAGGTTGGGGTTACTGCGTATTTGGTAACGTTGTTGAAGGTATGGAAGTGGTTGACAAAATGACCCTAGTTGAAACCGGTCGTTACGGTTTCCACGATGATGTACCAAAAGAAGACATTATTGTTGAGTCAGTTGAGGTAGCGTAA
- the cysS gene encoding cysteine--tRNA ligase: MLQIYNTLTRKKEEFKPITPGKVGMYVCGITIYDLCHIGHARTYVAFDVITRYLRHIGYDVTHVRNITDVDDKIIKRAAENNETCESLVDRMTAEMYADLDALNVARPDIAPTVTTHMPEIIDLVERLIERKHAYVASNGDVMFDVSSYKDYGQLSMQNLDMLQAGARVDVDDAKNNPLDFVLWKMAKPGEPSWSSPWGEGRPGWHIECSAMNSKHLGKHFDIHGGGSDLQFPHHENEIAQSCCAFDTPYVNYWMHGGMVQVDKVKMSKSLGNFFTLRDVLEKYDAESVRYFLVSSQYRSQLNYSQENLAQARASLERIYTAIRGIEPVAVDLAGNDYVERFEKAMNDDFNTPEALPVIFELAKEVNRIKQSEPQKAAELTYVLVQLGAIIGIAQNDPESFFTAGSDDDDAALIEQLIEQRNTARANKDWAEADDARDKLKAMNIILEDSAGKTTWRRG, translated from the coding sequence ATGCTACAGATATACAATACTTTAACCCGTAAAAAGGAAGAGTTTAAACCAATCACCCCAGGCAAAGTGGGCATGTATGTTTGTGGTATAACAATTTACGACTTGTGCCATATCGGTCATGCCCGTACCTATGTTGCTTTCGACGTTATTACCCGTTACTTACGTCACATTGGTTATGATGTAACTCACGTACGTAACATTACCGATGTTGATGACAAAATCATTAAACGGGCGGCAGAAAACAATGAAACCTGTGAGTCATTAGTTGACCGTATGACGGCTGAAATGTACGCCGACTTAGATGCGCTGAATGTTGCTCGTCCAGATATAGCTCCAACAGTAACCACACACATGCCAGAGATCATTGATTTGGTTGAGCGCTTAATTGAACGTAAGCATGCTTATGTTGCCAGTAACGGCGATGTTATGTTCGATGTATCGTCATATAAAGATTACGGTCAGCTAAGTATGCAAAACTTAGATATGCTGCAAGCCGGTGCACGTGTTGATGTCGATGATGCGAAAAACAACCCGTTAGATTTCGTGCTTTGGAAAATGGCAAAACCTGGTGAGCCAAGCTGGTCATCACCGTGGGGCGAAGGTCGTCCTGGCTGGCACATTGAATGTTCGGCAATGAACTCAAAGCACCTAGGTAAGCACTTTGATATTCATGGTGGCGGTAGCGATTTGCAGTTTCCGCATCACGAAAATGAAATTGCCCAGTCTTGCTGTGCGTTCGACACACCGTACGTTAACTACTGGATGCACGGTGGTATGGTGCAAGTGGATAAAGTAAAGATGTCAAAATCACTAGGCAACTTCTTTACTTTGCGTGATGTATTAGAAAAATACGATGCTGAATCAGTACGTTACTTCTTAGTATCGAGCCAATATCGTAGTCAATTAAATTACTCGCAAGAGAACTTAGCGCAAGCGCGTGCATCGCTTGAGCGTATTTATACCGCTATTCGTGGTATTGAACCGGTTGCTGTTGACCTTGCCGGTAACGATTATGTTGAGCGCTTTGAAAAAGCGATGAATGATGATTTTAATACGCCAGAAGCATTGCCGGTTATTTTTGAGCTTGCTAAAGAAGTGAATCGCATTAAACAAAGCGAACCACAAAAAGCCGCAGAGCTGACCTATGTTCTAGTGCAGTTAGGGGCGATTATCGGTATTGCGCAAAATGATCCGGAAAGCTTTTTTACCGCGGGTAGCGATGACGATGATGCGGCGTTAATCGAGCAGCTCATCGAGCAACGTAACACAGCGCGTGCCAATAAAGATTGGGCAGAGGCGGATGATGCACGTGATAAATTAAAAGCGATGAACATTATCTTAGAAGACAGTGCCGGTAAAACCACTTGGCGCCGAGGCTAA
- a CDS encoding Lrp/AsnC family transcriptional regulator, with product MKKLDDIDLQILTLLYNDADITNKNLAAHIGIAPSTCLERVKRMKSSGVIKGSFVDVNYNTIGGNIEAIAAIQLQPYSEEIVNSLRDELLQLPEIVSMYHMGGAFDFYIHMSVKDTEHLRRFVFEAITSRDEVTNVETALVFEHSRSPVMPNFSDMN from the coding sequence ATGAAAAAACTTGACGATATCGACTTACAAATACTGACGTTGCTCTATAACGATGCTGACATCACCAATAAAAATTTAGCCGCTCACATTGGCATCGCCCCTTCAACTTGCCTTGAGCGAGTTAAACGAATGAAATCTTCAGGCGTTATCAAAGGCTCATTTGTCGACGTAAATTACAATACCATCGGCGGTAATATAGAGGCGATTGCCGCCATTCAATTACAGCCCTATTCCGAAGAAATCGTTAATAGCCTACGCGATGAGTTACTGCAACTGCCGGAGATTGTCTCCATGTATCATATGGGTGGCGCTTTCGATTTTTACATTCACATGTCAGTAAAAGATACCGAGCATCTGCGTCGCTTTGTTTTTGAAGCCATCACCTCACGCGATGAGGTAACAAACGTTGAGACGGCGCTGGTCTTTGAGCACAGCCGCAGCCCAGTGATGCCAAACTTTAGTGATATGAACTAA
- a CDS encoding elongation factor P hydroxylase encodes MTEHRYQDLMDIFDRCFYQLHNTRLIKGGDEPIYLPAGQGAAFHQVVFAHGFYASAFHEISHWCIAGSERRLLEDYGYWYAPDGRDAEQQAAFENVEVKPQAIEWAFCVASGFAFNVSVDNLSGIEIDRYGFQQRVHQQVLSYLQHGFPPRAQQLIDALIAFYNPGLTLTPNLFEFRDPLAGFQQQAFAPETSFSHNRESSRYETV; translated from the coding sequence ATGACCGAGCATCGCTATCAAGATTTGATGGATATATTTGATCGCTGTTTTTATCAATTGCATAACACGCGTTTGATAAAAGGCGGTGATGAACCCATTTACTTGCCTGCGGGGCAAGGCGCAGCGTTTCATCAAGTGGTTTTTGCTCATGGTTTTTATGCCAGTGCTTTTCATGAGATTTCCCATTGGTGTATTGCTGGCAGCGAACGTCGATTATTGGAAGACTATGGCTATTGGTATGCGCCAGATGGGCGCGATGCCGAGCAACAAGCGGCGTTTGAAAATGTCGAAGTAAAACCGCAAGCCATCGAGTGGGCGTTTTGCGTTGCCAGTGGTTTTGCGTTTAACGTGTCGGTTGATAACTTGTCTGGAATTGAGATTGACCGTTACGGTTTTCAGCAACGTGTCCATCAGCAAGTGCTGAGCTATTTGCAACATGGCTTTCCGCCGCGAGCGCAACAGCTGATCGACGCATTGATTGCTTTTTATAACCCTGGCTTAACGTTAACACCGAACTTATTCGAGTTTCGTGATCCGCTGGCTGGGTTTCAGCAACAAGCGTTTGCGCCTGAAACATCGTTTAGCCATAACAGAGAAAGTAGTCGTTATGAAACAGTTTAA
- a CDS encoding ATP-NAD kinase family protein, whose translation MKQFKLGFLVNPIAGIGGSVALKGSDGVDTPAKAIALGAEPKANLRAKLALEVLLPYRDQITIYTADGDMGGDTAIELGFQTQVVYEYDGDHSSPQDSENLVNILQTIGVDLLLFAGGDGTARNVSHQVDGYFPVLGIPAGCKIHSGVYALTPSAAGRVVEQMINNELVSFTEADVMDIDETAFRQGVVKAKRYGEMQIPSQLQYIQAVKSGGKESDELVLMDIAAHVIEEMEEQLFVMGSGSTVAAVMDELALDNTLLGVDLVCEQALIHADITEPELFEKISEFDGEVKLVITVIGGQGHIFGRGNQQLSPRVIRAIGKDNIVVVATKRKLQALEQRPLIVDTGDPELDAELTGYLPVVTGFHDQVLYPVASPGIV comes from the coding sequence ATGAAACAGTTTAAACTTGGTTTTTTAGTTAACCCAATTGCGGGTATTGGTGGCAGTGTTGCACTAAAAGGCAGCGATGGTGTAGATACTCCAGCCAAAGCAATTGCATTAGGTGCAGAGCCTAAGGCTAATTTACGCGCTAAGCTTGCCTTAGAAGTGTTATTACCATACAGAGATCAAATCACTATTTATACCGCAGATGGCGATATGGGCGGTGATACAGCGATTGAGTTAGGGTTTCAAACGCAAGTGGTTTATGAATATGACGGCGATCATTCAAGCCCACAAGATAGCGAGAACTTAGTCAATATATTACAAACTATTGGCGTCGATTTACTGTTGTTTGCTGGCGGTGATGGTACCGCACGTAACGTCAGTCATCAAGTTGATGGTTATTTTCCCGTGTTAGGTATTCCCGCCGGTTGTAAGATTCATTCCGGTGTTTATGCGCTAACGCCAAGTGCCGCCGGGCGCGTCGTTGAACAAATGATCAATAACGAACTGGTATCATTTACCGAAGCCGATGTTATGGATATTGACGAAACCGCGTTTCGCCAAGGCGTAGTGAAAGCGAAGCGCTACGGTGAGATGCAAATACCGAGTCAGTTACAATACATTCAAGCGGTAAAGTCTGGCGGTAAAGAGTCAGATGAACTGGTATTGATGGATATTGCCGCTCATGTTATTGAAGAGATGGAAGAGCAATTGTTTGTGATGGGTTCAGGCTCAACGGTTGCTGCGGTAATGGATGAACTCGCACTTGATAATACCTTGTTGGGTGTCGACTTAGTGTGTGAGCAAGCGCTGATCCACGCCGATATTACCGAGCCTGAACTGTTTGAAAAAATTAGCGAATTTGACGGTGAGGTGAAGTTAGTAATCACCGTGATTGGTGGCCAAGGTCATATTTTTGGCCGTGGCAATCAGCAACTCAGTCCGCGGGTTATTCGCGCTATCGGTAAAGATAATATTGTTGTGGTAGCTACCAAACGAAAATTACAAGCCCTTGAGCAACGACCACTCATTGTTGATACCGGTGATCCGGAGCTTGATGCCGAGTTAACGGGTTACCTACCAGTGGTGACCGGATTTCATGATCAGGTGTTATACCCAGTCGCGAGTCCTGGCATTGTTTAA
- a CDS encoding YfcL family protein, producing the protein MNLSQVTHLEHLAQYFDSLIELDNDDVLFASSYLRGFIEVAAVQFGDDSQPLTAQLAHLVSEQLTAASHELNESDRLIVDDFWLQLKGAFSH; encoded by the coding sequence ATGAATTTATCTCAGGTTACTCACCTTGAACATCTAGCGCAGTATTTTGACAGTTTGATTGAACTTGATAATGATGATGTACTGTTTGCTAGCAGTTATTTACGTGGCTTTATTGAAGTTGCCGCGGTGCAGTTTGGTGACGACAGTCAGCCTTTAACGGCGCAACTAGCGCATCTGGTGAGCGAGCAATTAACGGCGGCAAGTCATGAGCTGAATGAGAGCGATCGCCTTATCGTTGATGATTTTTGGTTACAGCTAAAAGGCGCTTTTAGTCATTAA